The following proteins come from a genomic window of Paenibacillus spongiae:
- a CDS encoding glycosyltransferase produces MKKRLLFIMPSLAAGGGEKSLVNLLSQLDYDKYQVELFLFNHDGIFMEYLPPEVRVLPLQQTYKWFTLPLFQSVLKLLKERKFSLVFNRLMYAINVRRARSIPINEQYSWKHLSRALERLTTHYDIAIGFLENTSTYLCVDKVEASKKIGWVHIDYDQFGMDPAIDNLYFEQLDHIVTVSDECAEILRARFPEQRKKIHIVYNIVSPDMIYKMAEEEDKDLYSRVNGEQVILSIGRLHDQKGFEWAIEACRILGDRGYKVKWYVIGEGELREALTDLIRKYGVEQQFYLLGLKSNPYPFIKQADLYVQPSRYEGKSIAIDEAKIMKKPIVVTNFSTAKDQIQHEENGLIVEMNPCAIADGIEKLINDETLRSRFTGNLSRSKLGTEEEITKLNSLFA; encoded by the coding sequence ATGAAAAAGCGATTGCTTTTTATTATGCCAAGTTTAGCAGCTGGAGGCGGAGAGAAAAGCTTAGTCAACTTACTATCCCAGCTGGACTATGACAAATATCAGGTTGAGCTATTCTTGTTTAATCATGACGGGATTTTTATGGAATATTTGCCTCCTGAGGTCAGAGTGCTGCCTTTACAGCAAACCTATAAATGGTTTACGCTGCCGCTCTTTCAATCAGTATTGAAGCTGCTGAAGGAAAGAAAATTTTCTCTAGTATTCAACAGGCTCATGTATGCGATTAATGTACGAAGAGCAAGAAGTATTCCAATTAATGAACAATACAGCTGGAAGCACTTATCACGTGCTCTGGAAAGACTGACAACACATTATGACATTGCTATTGGCTTTCTAGAGAACACCTCCACTTATCTGTGTGTAGATAAGGTTGAAGCATCTAAAAAAATCGGCTGGGTCCATATTGATTATGATCAGTTTGGTATGGATCCTGCCATCGATAACCTATATTTTGAGCAATTAGATCATATTGTTACCGTATCCGATGAATGTGCGGAAATCTTACGTGCAAGATTTCCGGAGCAGCGAAAGAAGATCCATATTGTGTACAACATTGTATCGCCCGATATGATTTATAAGATGGCAGAGGAAGAGGATAAGGACTTATATTCACGAGTGAACGGCGAACAGGTCATCCTTTCCATAGGCCGACTACATGATCAGAAAGGATTCGAATGGGCAATTGAAGCCTGTAGAATACTCGGAGATCGAGGATACAAGGTGAAGTGGTATGTAATAGGAGAGGGGGAACTGAGAGAAGCCTTAACTGACCTTATACGTAAATACGGGGTTGAGCAACAATTCTACTTGCTGGGTTTGAAATCAAATCCGTATCCTTTTATCAAGCAAGCTGATTTGTACGTTCAACCATCTAGATATGAAGGGAAATCCATTGCAATAGATGAAGCGAAAATTATGAAGAAACCTATCGTGGTAACCAACTTCAGCACAGCAAAGGACCAGATACAACACGAAGAGAATGGGCTGATTGTCGAGATGAATCCGTGTGCGATTGCGGATGGGATTGAGAAGCTGATAAATGATGAAACGCTGAGGAGCCGCTTTACTGGAAACTTATCTCGTTCGAAACTCGGAACAGAAGAGGAAATAACGAAGCTGAACAGTCTATTTGCATAG
- a CDS encoding glycosyltransferase: protein MKKNLLFVMNNLNCGGAEKALIALLNTIDYSAYTVDLLLFRREGIFLADVPKQVNLLEEPQDYSYFNMPIKAAIKDCVHKRRFDVAIARACAAFIFRSEKNRVRCEQRVWKYLSKALPSLSKQYDAAIGYLEKNPIYFCIEKVNATKKIGFIHNDYDQLGMDPSIDRSYFEQLDNIVTVSEGCVKVLKDRFPMFEPKIKLMYNIVSPDVIKRLSQRKVDLRHKGISIVSVGRLHYQKGFEMAVEACAMLIEDGYDIKWYVVGEGDEREKLERLIKERKLEAAFILTGVKDNPYPYIRQCDIYVQTSLFEGHCLTITEAKILKRPIVSTDFNVIHAQIQNEKNGLIVKQDPASIFEGIKRLISDKELRDSFEHHLSKEHLGTESEIEKLYQFIS from the coding sequence ATGAAAAAAAATCTGTTATTTGTAATGAATAATTTGAATTGCGGGGGCGCGGAAAAGGCACTTATTGCTTTATTAAATACGATTGATTATTCCGCTTATACTGTCGATTTATTATTATTCCGCCGTGAGGGTATCTTTCTCGCCGATGTTCCGAAACAAGTTAACCTCTTGGAAGAACCGCAAGATTACAGCTACTTTAATATGCCTATTAAGGCTGCCATCAAAGATTGTGTTCATAAGCGCAGGTTCGATGTAGCTATAGCCAGGGCGTGCGCGGCATTTATATTCAGAAGCGAGAAGAACAGAGTACGCTGTGAACAAAGAGTTTGGAAGTATTTGTCCAAGGCGCTGCCGAGTTTATCCAAGCAGTATGATGCGGCAATTGGTTATTTGGAAAAAAACCCGATTTATTTTTGTATTGAGAAAGTGAATGCCACTAAAAAAATCGGGTTTATACATAACGATTACGATCAACTTGGTATGGACCCCTCCATCGATAGAAGCTATTTCGAGCAGCTTGATAATATTGTGACGGTTTCTGAAGGGTGCGTCAAAGTACTCAAAGATCGATTCCCGATGTTTGAACCTAAAATTAAATTGATGTATAACATCGTATCTCCTGACGTCATAAAGAGGCTTTCGCAAAGGAAAGTAGACCTGCGGCATAAAGGAATTTCAATCGTTTCTGTGGGAAGGTTGCACTATCAGAAAGGGTTCGAGATGGCTGTAGAGGCTTGTGCTATGTTGATTGAAGATGGTTATGATATCAAGTGGTATGTGGTTGGGGAAGGCGATGAACGGGAGAAGCTGGAGCGACTTATCAAAGAGCGTAAGCTGGAGGCTGCCTTCATTCTGACGGGGGTTAAAGACAATCCATATCCGTATATAAGGCAGTGCGACATTTATGTGCAAACCTCGTTATTCGAGGGTCATTGCTTGACGATTACAGAAGCTAAGATATTAAAGAGACCGATCGTATCGACCGACTTCAACGTCATTCATGCACAAATCCAGAATGAGAAAAACGGGCTAATCGTCAAGCAAGATCCAGCATCCATTTTCGAAGGCATCAAGCGTTTAATTAGTGATAAAGAGTTAAGGGATTCGTTCGAACATCATCTATCTAAGGAACATTTAGGGACGGAATCAGAGATAGAAAAACTTTATCAATTTATTAGCTAG
- a CDS encoding glycoside hydrolase family 88 protein: MLIQIAGLILLAVVAVILIIDIIPLWKDWFGRIHIGRASDKEKWGESITELAVKWLNHTPTIKLTDHTRLIVIDMLRGNYSRSSIQHWQEAALLLGTSEYLKHHDDKKVEQAVVKYLEKTFDHNGQWREKPKHVDGAILAYALMKLSFVETDRYKEALDYTWAMIKEYIGEDGTVEYRKSMNHYRYVDTVGFICPFLVAYGLRYEEDACIDLSIKQILTYERYGMLTNHGIPCHAYLIDHKVPMGLYGWGRGLGWYAIGLIDAWYELPTEHPYKSELKHCISRFAKAAIRFQQPSGNWNWTVTRQESIPDSSSTATVGWFMQQAASIPALADECSASAERAIHYLMKVTRRNGAIDFSQGDTKDIGVYSNQFGILPFTQGFGVRLIQRYNAARKSGKQEYAAKKEGLNESKELAH, from the coding sequence ATCCTGATCCAAATCGCAGGACTGATATTGCTCGCAGTTGTCGCTGTTATCTTAATTATTGACATTATTCCGTTGTGGAAGGACTGGTTCGGAAGGATCCATATAGGCCGGGCAAGCGATAAGGAGAAATGGGGGGAATCTATTACCGAATTGGCTGTTAAATGGTTAAATCATACACCAACAATCAAGCTAACAGACCATACAAGGCTGATCGTGATTGATATGCTGCGAGGCAATTATTCGCGGTCTTCCATCCAGCATTGGCAAGAGGCGGCGTTATTATTGGGCACCTCTGAATACTTGAAGCATCACGATGATAAAAAAGTAGAGCAAGCAGTTGTGAAGTATCTGGAAAAAACGTTTGATCATAACGGTCAATGGCGGGAGAAGCCAAAGCATGTTGATGGGGCAATCCTTGCTTATGCATTAATGAAGTTATCCTTTGTTGAAACTGACCGTTACAAAGAAGCGCTCGATTATACATGGGCGATGATTAAGGAGTATATTGGCGAGGACGGAACCGTGGAATATCGAAAATCCATGAATCATTACAGATATGTAGATACGGTCGGATTTATTTGCCCGTTCTTGGTCGCGTATGGACTTAGATACGAGGAAGATGCATGTATCGATTTATCCATAAAGCAAATTCTGACGTATGAACGATACGGTATGCTGACAAATCACGGCATCCCTTGCCATGCCTATCTGATCGATCATAAAGTGCCGATGGGCTTATATGGCTGGGGAAGAGGCCTTGGATGGTATGCAATTGGTCTGATTGATGCGTGGTACGAATTGCCAACGGAGCACCCATATAAATCAGAACTGAAGCATTGCATAAGCAGGTTTGCCAAGGCTGCTATCCGTTTTCAGCAGCCGAGCGGGAATTGGAACTGGACTGTAACGCGCCAGGAGTCGATTCCGGATTCTTCCTCAACGGCTACAGTAGGCTGGTTCATGCAGCAAGCGGCGTCCATTCCTGCACTTGCGGATGAGTGCTCCGCAAGTGCAGAACGCGCTATTCATTATTTAATGAAGGTGACCAGAAGGAACGGAGCCATTGATTTCTCACAAGGCGATACGAAGGATATCGGCGTCTACTCCAACCAGTTCGGTATTCTGCCGTTTACACAAGGCTTTGGGGTCAGGTTAATTCAAAGATATAACGCTGCAAGGAAGAGCGGCAAGCAAGAATATGCGGCAAAAAAAGAGGGATTGAATGAGAGTAAAGAGCTCGCTCATTAA
- a CDS encoding lipopolysaccharide biosynthesis protein: MRVKSSLINISAGLGNQLIITALSFISRSVFISTLGIEYLGVNGLFTSLLAMLSLAEAGIGSSIIYNLYKPVAENNQEQINRLMKLYRNAYIVIAFVVLLLGLSILPFLDHFVKDTSVKDVYIIYLIFLFNTVVPYFFQYKQSFLSVSQKNYVVTGVYSVSQIISTSLKIAVLTYTQNFILYLIIDSMITITTSLILNTIVNRMYPFLKNKPSGKLDAETKGNLIKNIKAIVLQNIGTYFILGADSLIISAFVSLAAVGLYSNYKMLIDISRTFLNQIFNNMYHSVGNLVAKESKAKVYQVYKVTMLLNFWLYSLFTIFMAVMIQPFITVWIGSKFLMEGSVLLVLMLLFYERGMRNSITTVKTTAGIFHEDRFAPLCQAAVSVTLSLVLVHYLGITGVFIGSLVSALAVPFWLTPLLVYRKVFQQPVTHYFIRYASYSALGVGTYFIAKYISGFITVDGFFSLAWKSIICFLVINAVFAAVFYRSEEFKYLIRMIANLLKKLPIGSKLSRKMEGVEQ, encoded by the coding sequence ATGAGAGTAAAGAGCTCGCTCATTAACATTTCCGCAGGTTTGGGCAATCAACTTATAATCACAGCCTTAAGCTTTATTTCAAGAAGCGTATTCATCAGTACATTAGGGATCGAATATTTGGGGGTTAACGGACTCTTTACCAGCTTATTAGCAATGCTATCGCTGGCAGAAGCGGGTATTGGGTCGAGCATTATATACAATTTATATAAGCCGGTCGCTGAGAACAATCAAGAACAAATTAACCGGCTGATGAAGCTGTATCGTAATGCGTATATTGTGATAGCCTTCGTTGTATTGCTGCTTGGATTATCGATTCTGCCTTTCTTGGATCATTTCGTAAAAGACACCAGTGTGAAAGACGTCTACATCATCTATTTGATATTTTTGTTTAATACCGTTGTGCCTTATTTCTTTCAATATAAACAGTCATTTTTGAGTGTTAGTCAAAAGAACTATGTGGTAACAGGCGTGTACTCCGTATCACAGATCATATCCACCAGCCTGAAAATCGCCGTCCTAACCTACACGCAAAACTTTATTTTGTACCTAATTATAGACAGCATGATTACGATTACGACCTCTCTTATTTTGAACACCATCGTCAACAGAATGTATCCTTTCTTGAAAAACAAACCATCAGGTAAGCTGGATGCGGAGACGAAAGGGAACCTGATTAAAAATATCAAAGCGATCGTGCTGCAGAATATCGGAACCTATTTCATTCTTGGTGCAGACAGCCTGATTATTTCGGCCTTCGTCAGTCTTGCGGCAGTCGGATTATATTCAAATTACAAAATGCTGATCGATATCAGCAGAACCTTCTTAAATCAAATTTTCAATAACATGTACCATAGCGTGGGCAATTTAGTTGCCAAGGAGAGTAAAGCCAAGGTTTATCAGGTGTACAAAGTAACGATGTTGTTGAATTTCTGGTTGTACTCCTTATTTACGATCTTCATGGCCGTTATGATCCAGCCCTTCATTACGGTTTGGATCGGATCGAAGTTTCTAATGGAGGGCAGCGTGCTGCTTGTCTTAATGCTGCTGTTTTATGAGAGAGGCATGCGAAATTCCATTACGACGGTGAAAACGACGGCAGGCATCTTTCATGAAGACCGTTTTGCACCTTTATGTCAAGCCGCAGTGAGTGTGACGCTCTCTCTGGTGCTTGTTCACTATCTGGGCATTACAGGCGTATTCATTGGATCACTTGTCAGTGCACTGGCTGTGCCATTCTGGCTAACGCCATTACTAGTTTACCGCAAAGTATTTCAACAGCCCGTAACGCACTATTTTATCCGTTACGCTTCCTATTCGGCATTAGGGGTAGGGACATATTTTATTGCTAAATATATATCCGGTTTTATTACGGTGGACGGATTTTTTTCTCTCGCATGGAAAAGCATCATTTGTTTCCTCGTCATTAATGCCGTATTTGCAGCGGTTTTCTATAGATCGGAAGAATTTAAGTATTTAATCCGAATGATTGCGAATCTTCTAAAAAAGCTGCCGATCGGATCCAAATTATCCCGAAAGATGGAGGGGGTAGAGCAATGA
- the galE gene encoding UDP-glucose 4-epimerase GalE encodes MTVLITGGAGYIGSHTCVELLQAGYDIVVLDNFSNSSPESLRRVSEITGREFPVYAVDLLNRDELERVFSNHAFQGVIHLAGLKAVGESVSSPMHYYYSNMTSTFHLCETMRKYGVHRMVFSSSATVYGLPGSVPITETFPVGATNPYGRTKQMIEQVLQDLYASDPSWSISILRYFNPIGAHKSGRIGEDPSGVPNNLMPFITQVAVGRRERLTIYGSDYPTKDGTGVRDYIHVVDLAQGHLRALEKRLSQSGMDIYNLGTGKGYSVLEVVQAFEKVSGRKIPYTIVDRRPGDIATCYADPSKAQLELGWEAVRNIEEMCVDSWLWQLHNPEGYKEMVPTSQASAPRGFFTTSSL; translated from the coding sequence ATGACTGTTCTTATAACCGGCGGGGCTGGCTATATTGGAAGCCATACCTGTGTTGAGCTGCTTCAAGCAGGGTATGATATTGTCGTCCTGGATAACTTCTCAAACAGCTCGCCGGAATCATTAAGAAGGGTGAGTGAAATTACGGGCAGAGAGTTTCCGGTCTATGCCGTTGATTTATTGAATCGGGATGAACTAGAGCGCGTATTTTCGAATCACGCGTTTCAGGGCGTCATCCATCTGGCTGGATTGAAGGCCGTAGGCGAATCGGTAAGCTCGCCGATGCATTACTATTACAGCAACATGACGAGTACATTCCATCTCTGCGAGACGATGCGAAAGTATGGTGTCCATCGGATGGTATTCAGCTCGTCTGCAACCGTATACGGCTTGCCGGGGAGTGTTCCCATTACAGAGACGTTTCCTGTCGGGGCGACCAACCCCTATGGCCGAACGAAACAGATGATCGAGCAGGTCCTGCAAGATCTATATGCGTCCGATCCTTCATGGAGCATTTCGATATTACGTTACTTCAATCCAATCGGCGCGCATAAGAGCGGCCGAATCGGAGAGGATCCCAGCGGGGTTCCTAATAATCTCATGCCGTTTATTACGCAGGTAGCGGTCGGGAGAAGAGAGCGGCTGACCATCTATGGCAGTGATTATCCTACCAAAGACGGTACGGGCGTTCGGGATTACATCCATGTTGTCGATCTGGCGCAGGGTCACCTGCGGGCGCTGGAAAAGCGTTTGTCTCAGTCTGGGATGGATATCTATAATTTGGGGACGGGGAAAGGATATAGCGTGCTGGAGGTTGTGCAGGCGTTCGAGAAGGTCTCCGGGAGAAAGATCCCCTATACTATCGTGGATAGGAGACCGGGAGATATTGCGACATGCTATGCCGACCCTTCCAAGGCGCAATTAGAGCTTGGTTGGGAGGCTGTTCGAAACATCGAAGAGATGTGTGTCGATTCATGGTTGTGGCAGCTGCACAATCCAGAAGGATATAAAGAAATGGTTCCGACCTCGCAGGCCAGTGCGCCGCGAGGTTTTTTTACGACGTCTTCTTTGTGA
- a CDS encoding DegT/DnrJ/EryC1/StrS family aminotransferase, with protein sequence MPTMDKKKIYLSPPHMSGREQDYINEAFDTNWIAPLGPNVDAFENELAAYAGVNGAAAVASGTAAIHLALRLLGVKPGDRIFCSSLTFVASANPILYEGAVPVFIDSEPDSWNMSPAALGRALAEADREGSLPKAVIVVNLYGQSARMDEIIAACDRYDIPVIEDAAESLGSTYKGKASGSFGKFGIYSFNGNKIITTSGGGMLVSNDEEALRKTRFLATQARDPAPHYQHSELGYNYRMSNLLAGVGRAQLQVLEDRVNARRAIFDCYCEQLSDLPGIQFMPELADTRSNRWLTVMTINPAEAGCSVSDLLRTLTEENIEARPVWKPLHTQPLFEHTRYYPHHEQESFSESAFRHGICLPSGSGLTEEDQDRVLQCVKEVIAANRLVGHSYNSSPQ encoded by the coding sequence ATGCCAACTATGGATAAGAAGAAAATATATCTGTCTCCTCCGCATATGAGCGGCCGGGAGCAAGACTATATTAATGAGGCATTCGATACGAACTGGATAGCTCCGCTTGGCCCGAATGTGGATGCATTCGAGAATGAGCTTGCGGCCTATGCCGGCGTGAATGGCGCGGCGGCTGTAGCATCGGGAACGGCGGCCATTCATTTGGCACTACGATTATTGGGCGTGAAGCCGGGAGACCGTATCTTCTGCTCGAGTCTTACCTTCGTTGCGAGCGCAAATCCGATCCTCTATGAAGGAGCGGTGCCGGTTTTCATTGATTCGGAGCCGGATAGTTGGAACATGTCACCTGCTGCGCTTGGAAGGGCATTGGCAGAGGCGGATCGGGAGGGGAGCCTTCCTAAGGCGGTTATTGTCGTGAATCTATACGGTCAGAGTGCCCGGATGGATGAGATTATCGCCGCATGTGACCGCTATGATATCCCCGTTATCGAGGATGCCGCGGAATCGCTGGGATCGACTTATAAAGGAAAGGCTAGCGGATCGTTCGGTAAGTTCGGAATCTACTCCTTCAACGGCAATAAAATTATTACGACCTCCGGCGGGGGAATGCTCGTATCCAACGATGAGGAAGCACTGCGTAAAACTCGGTTTCTTGCTACACAGGCGAGAGATCCGGCACCGCATTACCAGCACAGCGAGCTCGGCTATAACTACCGTATGAGTAATCTACTAGCGGGGGTCGGCAGGGCTCAGCTTCAGGTATTAGAAGACCGGGTTAACGCAAGAAGAGCTATATTTGACTGCTACTGCGAGCAGCTATCAGATCTGCCTGGCATCCAGTTTATGCCTGAGCTGGCGGACACCCGTTCGAACCGTTGGCTGACCGTGATGACAATTAACCCTGCAGAAGCGGGATGCAGCGTTTCTGACCTACTGCGTACATTAACGGAAGAAAACATCGAAGCACGACCGGTTTGGAAGCCGCTTCATACCCAGCCGCTATTCGAGCATACAAGGTACTATCCACACCATGAGCAAGAGAGTTTCTCGGAGAGTGCCTTCCGGCATGGAATCTGCCTTCCATCCGGGTCGGGCCTAACAGAAGAGGATCAAGACAGGGTACTCCAATGTGTGAAAGAGGTTATCGCCGCAAATAGATTGGTTGGACACTCGTATAATAGCTCCCCTCAATAG